One genomic window of Streptomyces sp. WP-1 includes the following:
- a CDS encoding SRPBCC family protein, giving the protein MAEYERSRTMPAQPEHVFDQAANLHQLDSWLPGALHVAPEELPAVSVHEAGSDKDTPALLRAEPDQMRLEWGTREQGEYAGWLQVAGIGSGASEVTVHLSFFDQRHDPGERAAAQALEDSLRRLEEQVRLRTDNAAG; this is encoded by the coding sequence ATGGCCGAGTACGAACGTTCCCGCACGATGCCCGCCCAGCCCGAGCACGTCTTCGACCAGGCGGCCAATCTCCACCAGCTGGACTCCTGGCTCCCGGGCGCCCTGCACGTGGCCCCCGAGGAACTGCCCGCCGTCAGCGTGCACGAGGCCGGTTCCGACAAGGACACCCCGGCCCTGCTGCGCGCCGAACCCGACCAGATGCGCCTGGAGTGGGGCACCCGCGAGCAGGGCGAGTACGCGGGCTGGCTCCAGGTCGCGGGCATCGGCAGCGGCGCCAGCGAGGTCACCGTCCACCTGTCCTTCTTCGACCAACGCCATGACCCGGGTGAGCGCGCGGCCGCGCAGGCCCTGGAGGACAGCCTGCGCCGCCTGGAGGAGCAGGTGCGCCTGCGCACGGACAACGCGGCCGGCTGA